From a region of the Hemibagrus wyckioides isolate EC202008001 linkage group LG14, SWU_Hwy_1.0, whole genome shotgun sequence genome:
- the parp16 gene encoding protein mono-ADP-ribosyltransferase PARP16, producing the protein MQPPLAPATVRELVRSHLHLDPVAADLRVSLFVAAVQNYKRDSVLRPFPPRYLRGEIKDFEELQKDVSSLPSVRDLVRLGPGDGDHHLALVHWVLSSKSFSVRTIQKEEWARLSQLTQNAEVSSPVPDFLFELEYCEQMNSKFEKTRAGRDIIYAFHGSRLENFHSIIHNGLHCHLNKTSLFGEGTYLTSDLSMAFLYSPHGNGWCDSVLGPVLSCIALCEIIDHPDVKCQVKKKDSESVDRKRLRAKNSEGGDVPEKYFVVTNNELLRVKYLLVYSQKRYRTRHAQGTSWMVRHHFAIMMGLYLLLLIFIGAFNSTSFQSFWHRIFR; encoded by the exons ATGCAGCCACCTCTAGCACCAGCCACAGTCAGAGAGCTGGTGCGCTCCCATCTCCATCTTGACCCCGTTGCTGCGGATTTGCGGGTCAGTCTTTTTGTGGCTGCCGTGCAGAACTACAAGCGTGACTCTGTCCTGAGACCATTCCCACCTCGATATCTAAGGGGAGAGATAAAGGATTTTGAAGAGCTG CAGAAGGATGTGAGCTCCTTGCCAAGCGTTAGAGATTTGGTCCGACTGGGACCAGGAGATGGAGATCATCATCTGGCACTGGTACACTGGGTACTGTCCTCCAAGAGTTTTTCTGTAAGGACCATCCAGAAAGAAGAG TGGGCCAGACTCAGCCAACTGACCCAAAATGCAGAGGTCTCCTCTCCTGTGCCAGATTTCCTTTTTGAGTTGGAATACTGTGAACAGATGAACTCAAAGTTTGAGAAGACACGGGCAGGACGAGACATTATCTATGCATTCCATGGCAGCCGACTGGAGAACTTCCATTCCATTATTCACAATGGTCTACATTGTCATCTGAATAAG ACGTCACTGTTTGGGGAAGGCACTTACCTAACCAGTGACCTAAGTATGGCTTTCCTCTATAGCCCCCACGGAAATGGATGGTGTGACAGTGTCCTCGGGCCAGTACTAAGCTGTATTGCCTTGTGTGAGATCATTGATCATCCAGATGTGAAGTGTCAGGTAAAGAAGAAAG ACTCTGAGAGCGTTGACCGCAAGCGTTTGAGGGCAAAGAACAGCGAGGGTGGGGATGTGCCAGAGAAGTACTTTGTGGTGACCAACAATGAGCTGCTGAGAGTAAAGTACCTGCTGGTATACTCTCAGAAACGTTATAGAACCAG acatGCTCAAGGGACATCCTGGATGGTCAGACACCATTTTGCCATTATGATGGGTCTCTACCTTCTACTTCTCATATTCATCGGTGCCTTCAATTCTACAAGTTTTCAGTCATTTTGGCATCGAATATTCCGGTGA
- the si:ch73-330k17.3 gene encoding IGFBP domain-containing protein — translation MGYGALRYLSVVCAAGAVLCSVESTSSGSQVLQTLHCPPCERIHCSPRRALRLQCKGGVTTGVCGCCPACAKQVGESCGGTWDYLGKCDEGLVCVYQEAAESKPGAEHKGKCKSVLEVLERDTCRPDCTWEFCQANPNEICSARSVSVEKRECGGFCQHTTCSSCLILKRPVCSQACGQTDHICLHRFGRCVHSHLEEQGQAACHQNLQSNSEGYFMCLAPACPDAEE, via the exons ATGGGTTACGGAGCATTGCGGTATTTGAGTGTGGTCTGTGCTGCAGGAGCTGTCCTGTGTAGTGTCGAGAGCACTAGTTCTGGATCACAGGTTCTCCAAACCCTGCACTGTCCACCCTGCGAGCGCATCCACTGCTCGCCTCGGAGGGCGCTGAGGCTCCAGTGTAAGGGGGGTGTGACTACGGGCGTCTGCGGCTGCTGCCCTGCGTGTGCAAAACAAGTCGGGGAGAGCTGTGGAGGAACGTGGGACTACCTGGGGAAGTGTGATGAaggcttggtgtgtgtgtaccaggaaGCTGCTGAGAGCAAGCCAGGTGCAGAGCATAAAGGGAAATGCAAGTCAG TACTAGAAGTCCTTGAAAGAGACACTTGTCGTCCAGACTGTACATGGGAATTCTGTCAGGCAAACCCCAATGAAATCTGCTCTGCCAG GTCTGTATCAGTGGAAAAGCGTGAGTGTGGAGGTTTCTGTCAACACACCACCTGCTCCAGCTGTTTGATTCTCAAGCGTCCAGTGTGTTCTCAGGCTTGTGGTCAAACAGACCATATCTGCCTGCATCGTTTTGGGAGGTGTGTGCACAGCCACCTGGAGGAACAGGGACAGGCAGCATGCCACCAAAACCTGCAG agtaacagtgaggGCTACTTCATGTGTTTGGCTCCTGCTTGTCCAGATGCTGAAGAATAA